The following coding sequences lie in one Phalacrocorax carbo chromosome 3, bPhaCar2.1, whole genome shotgun sequence genomic window:
- the B3GNT2 gene encoding N-acetyllactosaminide beta-1,3-N-acetylglucosaminyltransferase 2 has protein sequence MSVGRRRLKLLGILMMVNIFIYVIVEVSKSGSQEKNAKGRVIIPRSKFWRKYTPHKAYWNKQQQKLELLYNPILTLLSNMTVEENLVLNSSVLNSCDPDPWVPSEVSDFASLPDRFKDFLLYLRCRNYSLLMDQPNKCKHKPFLLLAIKSLTPHFDRRQAIRESWGKEITSGDVTVKRVFLLGQTPPEDNFPDLSDMIKFESETHQDILLWNYRDTFFNLTLKEVLFLKWVSSSCADVQFIFKGDDDVFVNTHQILDYLKSLSKDKAKDLFIGDVIKDAGPHREKKLKYYIPESVYEGSYPPYAGGGGFLYSGDLALRLNNASDQVLLYPIDDVYTGMCLQKLGLAPEKHKGFRTFDIEEKYRNNICSYTNLMLVHSRKPQEMIKIWSRLQDPHLNC, from the coding sequence ATGAGTGTTGGACGCAGAAGATTAAAGCTGCTGGGAATTCTGATGATggtaaacatttttatttatgtgatTGTGGAAGTGTCAAAAAGTGGCAGCCAAGAGAAGAATGCAAAAGGCCGTGTTATTATACCACGCAGCAAATTCTGGAGAAAATATACTCCTCACAAAGCTTATTGGaacaaacagcaacagaagCTTGAACTGCTTTACAACCCTATTCTTACCTTGCTTTCCAATATGACTGTGGAAGAGAACTTAGTTTTGAACTCGAGTGTTCTCAATTCCTGTGACCCTGATCCGTGGGTACCTTCAGAAGTTAGTGACTTTGCAAGCTTGCCAGACAGATTCAAAGACTTTCTACTTTATTTGAGATGtagaaattattctttattaATGGATCAGCCAAACAAGTGCAAACATAAAccttttctgctgcttgctATTAAGTCACTTACACCCCATTTTGATAGAAGGCAAGCAATTAGGGAATCCTGGGGCAAGGAAATAACATCAGGGGATGTGACAGTCAAAAGGGTCTTCTTACTTGGACAGACCCCACCAGAGGATAATTTTCCTGACCTTTCAGACATGATAAAATTTGAGAGTGAAACCCACCAAGACATTCTCCTCTGGAACTACAGAGACACTTTCTTCAATTTAACTCTGAAAGAGGTGCTGTTTCTTAAGTGGGTCAGCAGCAGTTGCGCAGATgtccagtttatttttaagggtGATGATGACGTTTTTGTGAATACCCATCAGATCCTGGATTACTTGAAGAGCTTATCGAAGGACAAAGCCAAAGACTTATTTATAGGTGATGTGATCAAAGATGCTGGAcctcacagagaaaaaaaattgaagtactACATCCCAGAAAGTGTATATGAAGGTTCGTATCCTCCATATGCAGGAGGTGGTGGGTTTCTGTACTCTGGTGATCTGGCATTAAGACTGAATAATGCATCTGACCAGGTACTCCTTTACCCTATTGATGATGTTTATACTGGAATGTGCCTTCAGAAGCTTGGGCTTGCTCCGGAAAAACACAAAGGCTTCAGAACATTTGATATtgaagagaaatacagaaataacatATGTTCCTACACAAATTTAATGTTAGTGCATAGTAGAAAACCTCAAGAAATGATTAAGATTTGGTCACGCTTGCAAGATCCACACTTAAATTGCTAA